The proteins below are encoded in one region of Thermosulfurimonas marina:
- a CDS encoding ABC transporter ATP-binding protein — protein sequence MLEVRDLSARAGSFFLERVSFALDRGQTLAIVGPTGAGKTLLLETLLGLRPRLAGTIRVEERRVEGLPVEQRRLAYLPQDLALFPHLSVEENIFYGPRVSQRRPPPEMEEILEVLGLRDLLHRKVDGLSGGERQRVALARALAAGARVLLLDEPLSALHEALRRELWLLLREMQQRYGLTYLLVTHDLEEAFFLGHRVGVLMGGRLLREGPAEEIWRDPRHPEVARFLGVRNLFCGVLQRKDQRLFVEVPGLGSLTIWGRKGPHEGEIMIGIRPEEIIFLREERLKKEQENLFRVRVKDLFSVRESWWVVLEAERGARLEARLPDFALHKLGLFPGCKALIILPAEKLLLLRPL from the coding sequence GTGCTTGAAGTCAGGGATCTTTCGGCCCGGGCCGGAAGCTTCTTCCTCGAGAGGGTCTCCTTCGCCCTTGACCGGGGACAAACCCTGGCCATAGTAGGTCCTACCGGGGCGGGAAAGACCCTTCTTCTGGAGACCCTTCTCGGCTTGAGACCCCGGCTGGCGGGGACCATCCGGGTGGAGGAGCGTCGAGTGGAAGGGCTTCCGGTAGAACAGCGAAGGCTGGCCTATCTTCCCCAGGATTTGGCCCTCTTTCCCCATCTTTCCGTGGAAGAAAATATCTTTTACGGACCCCGGGTTTCCCAACGACGGCCCCCTCCGGAAATGGAAGAGATTCTGGAAGTGCTCGGTCTTCGGGATCTTCTTCACCGCAAAGTGGATGGCCTTTCCGGCGGGGAGCGTCAGCGGGTAGCCCTGGCCCGGGCCCTGGCTGCCGGGGCCCGGGTCCTTCTCCTGGACGAACCCCTCTCGGCCCTGCACGAGGCCCTTCGGCGCGAGCTCTGGCTCCTTCTGCGTGAAATGCAGCAGCGCTACGGTCTCACCTATCTCCTGGTAACCCACGACCTCGAAGAGGCCTTCTTTCTGGGCCATCGGGTAGGAGTCCTGATGGGGGGAAGACTCCTGCGGGAGGGGCCCGCGGAGGAAATCTGGCGCGACCCCCGACATCCGGAAGTAGCCCGCTTTCTCGGAGTGCGCAACCTCTTTTGCGGGGTCCTCCAGCGGAAAGACCAGCGTCTTTTCGTGGAAGTCCCGGGACTCGGATCCTTGACCATCTGGGGCCGGAAAGGACCCCACGAGGGAGAAATCATGATCGGGATCCGTCCCGAAGAGATCATCTTCCTACGGGAAGAACGCCTGAAAAAGGAGCAGGAAAATCTCTTCCGGGTTCGGGTCAAGGATCTCTTTTCCGTCCGGGAAAGCTGGTGGGTGGTGCTGGAGGCCGAAAGAGGGGCCCGGCTTGAGGCCCGCCTTCCGGATTTTGCCCTGCACAAGCTCGGCCTTTTTCCAGGGTGCAAGGCCCTTATAATTTTGCCTGCGGAAAAACTCCTCCTGCTCCGGCCCCTCTGA